In one window of Methanococcoides methylutens DNA:
- a CDS encoding flavodoxin family protein — translation MKTLVAYMTQTGNTKKIAEAIYGEIAGEKDIKDIKDVNNFEAYDLVFVGFPVMQFNIPENVSKFVKENVAGKNVAFFMTHAVPEGFEAIHSWTGSCKDLAASGNYLGTFECQGELAQPIIDMLLKSDDPQMKTFGEMGPSTKGQPDESRVQKAKEFAKEIQAKVQ, via the coding sequence ATGAAAACATTAGTAGCATATATGACACAGACAGGAAACACAAAGAAGATCGCAGAAGCTATTTATGGTGAAATTGCTGGCGAAAAGGACATCAAAGACATTAAGGATGTAAATAATTTTGAAGCTTATGATCTTGTATTTGTGGGCTTCCCGGTAATGCAATTCAACATTCCTGAGAATGTTTCAAAATTCGTAAAAGAGAATGTAGCTGGCAAGAACGTAGCATTCTTCATGACCCATGCTGTTCCTGAAGGATTTGAAGCCATACATTCATGGACTGGTTCCTGCAAGGATCTCGCAGCCAGTGGAAATTATCTTGGTACATTTGAATGTCAGGGTGAACTTGCACAACCTATTATTGATATGCTCTTAAAGTCCGATGACCCTCAGATGAAAACATTTGGTGAGATGGGTCCTTCCACAAAAGGACAGCCCGATGAATCCCGTGTTCAGAAAGCAAAGGAATTTGCAAAGGAAATTCAGGCAAAGGTCCAGTGA
- a CDS encoding ferredoxin — MADINNKVAENVEGLFYVDDQCIACQRCIDEAPENFRMNENFSHSYVYKQPENDTEKKHCEYAMESCPAEAIGNDG, encoded by the coding sequence ATGGCAGATATAAATAACAAAGTAGCCGAAAATGTGGAAGGACTTTTTTACGTAGATGATCAGTGTATCGCTTGTCAGAGATGTATCGATGAAGCTCCGGAAAATTTCAGGATGAACGAAAACTTCTCACATTCTTACGTATACAAACAGCCGGAGAATGATACTGAAAAGAAGCATTGCGAATATGCCATGGAATCATGTCCTGCAGAAGCTATTGGAAATGACGGATAA
- the cca gene encoding CCA tRNA nucleotidyltransferase, producing MEDIKNRILDKIKPSDEEREHLTKVADELMYKIDCITFKVGLTGVKTQLVGSAARGTWISGTHDLDIFIMFPETTSREDLESYGLSVGRQIAKEAQEWDEHYAEHPYVKMKYGGFDVDLVPCYSVSSASCILSAVDRTPFHNEFIKAHLNGREDDVLLLKQFMKGTGVYGSELKTEGFSGYLTELLVINYGSFEKVLEAASEWRPGLLLDLMEHGAQKFDDPLVVIDPTDPRRNVAAALSLDKFCTFIDVSRSFLEKPDETMFFASAEPAISDAELLDRMDLRGTSLVAIVFKTPDVVDDIFYPQFAKMEHSIVPMLEKNEFTVLKAGKWSGEDSVVFLELLSKNLPDVKRHRGPPVWVRAHAEAFRAKYVDNPDAYSLTIQDGFYVAEIPRKHTDAVVFLESEVGGCSLGKHISKSVREGFTVLEGEQILDLKDEGLRSFLNGWL from the coding sequence ATGGAAGATATCAAAAACAGAATTCTGGATAAGATCAAGCCATCAGATGAAGAAAGGGAGCACCTGACCAAAGTGGCCGATGAGCTGATGTACAAGATCGATTGCATCACCTTTAAGGTCGGCCTGACCGGTGTGAAAACACAACTTGTAGGCTCAGCAGCCAGGGGTACCTGGATATCCGGAACCCATGATCTTGATATATTCATCATGTTCCCTGAAACCACAAGCCGCGAGGACCTTGAAAGCTATGGCCTTTCCGTTGGTCGCCAGATAGCAAAAGAGGCACAGGAGTGGGATGAGCACTATGCAGAGCATCCTTATGTGAAGATGAAATACGGTGGCTTTGATGTCGATCTTGTTCCATGTTACAGTGTTTCCAGTGCATCGTGCATCCTTTCTGCAGTGGACAGGACACCTTTCCACAATGAGTTCATAAAAGCTCATCTCAATGGTCGCGAGGATGATGTGCTGTTGCTCAAGCAGTTCATGAAAGGCACAGGTGTCTATGGCTCCGAGCTGAAGACCGAAGGATTCTCAGGTTATCTAACAGAGCTTCTGGTGATCAACTACGGTTCTTTCGAGAAAGTGCTGGAGGCTGCCTCTGAGTGGCGCCCGGGTCTGCTTCTGGATCTCATGGAACACGGTGCCCAGAAATTCGATGACCCTCTTGTTGTCATCGATCCCACAGACCCCAGAAGGAATGTGGCTGCTGCACTGTCCCTAGACAAGTTCTGCACTTTCATAGATGTTTCCAGGAGCTTCCTTGAGAAACCCGATGAAACCATGTTCTTTGCTTCTGCAGAACCTGCCATCTCTGATGCAGAGTTGCTGGACAGGATGGACCTCCGTGGTACATCGCTTGTAGCAATTGTTTTCAAGACGCCTGATGTTGTGGATGATATTTTCTATCCGCAATTTGCGAAGATGGAGCATTCCATCGTACCAATGCTTGAGAAGAATGAATTTACCGTTCTGAAGGCAGGCAAGTGGAGCGGTGAGGATTCGGTTGTATTCCTGGAACTGTTGTCAAAGAATCTGCCGGATGTTAAAAGGCATAGGGGGCCACCTGTGTGGGTGCGAGCTCATGCCGAGGCGTTCAGGGCAAAATATGTGGACAACCCGGATGCCTATTCGCTGACAATTCAGGATGGTTTCTATGTTGCCGAGATCCCACGCAAACATACTGATGCAGTTGTATTTCTGGAATCCGAAGTTGGCGGATGTTCCCTCGGGAAGCACATCTCTAAGAGCGTAAGGGAAGGCTTCACCGTTCTCGAGGGTGAACAGATACTTGATCTGAAGGATGAGGGATTGCGAAGCTTCCTCAACGGATGGCTCTGA
- a CDS encoding ferritin has product MISEKMTDALNTQINKEMYSAYLYMAMSAHSSNIGLNGFANWFMVQYQEEMLHAMKLYNYVSDQGAPVRLMQIDEPPQEFGTALDMLYATLEHEQFITKSINDLVDLAIEEKDHATHIFLQWYITEQIEEEGNDNEIIDKLKLAGEEGNGLFIIDKELSARVFNPPAAVTDWTQIR; this is encoded by the coding sequence ATGATAAGTGAAAAGATGACAGATGCGCTTAACACGCAGATCAACAAGGAAATGTATTCCGCATATCTCTACATGGCAATGTCAGCTCACAGCTCTAACATCGGGCTTAACGGATTTGCGAACTGGTTCATGGTCCAGTACCAGGAAGAGATGCTCCACGCCATGAAGCTCTACAATTATGTTAGCGATCAGGGAGCACCTGTCAGGCTCATGCAGATCGACGAACCACCACAGGAGTTCGGCACTGCACTGGACATGCTCTATGCAACCCTTGAACATGAGCAGTTCATCACAAAGTCCATCAACGACCTCGTGGACCTTGCCATCGAAGAGAAGGACCATGCAACCCATATTTTCCTCCAATGGTACATCACCGAGCAAATCGAGGAAGAAGGCAATGACAATGAGATCATCGACAAGCTCAAACTTGCAGGCGAGGAAGGCAACGGCCTGTTCATTATCGATAAGGAACTCTCTGCAAGGGTATTCAACCCGCCTGCAGCAGTAACCGACTGGACACAGATCAGGTGA
- a CDS encoding carboxymuconolactone decarboxylase family protein — MTGNTEEIKQVKGSMPKAIKMAKEMDDDFGQGLAGFYKAIWKDREDGLSMKNKHLMVFAIACSKNNTNSAKKILVKLKKHGATRAEVLDAMMMAAWTGGIQNFTDISTDVLPEMDKLGY, encoded by the coding sequence ATGACAGGAAATACAGAAGAAATAAAGCAGGTCAAAGGCTCCATGCCAAAGGCCATCAAGATGGCAAAAGAGATGGACGATGACTTCGGACAGGGACTTGCAGGATTCTACAAGGCCATCTGGAAGGACAGGGAAGACGGACTTTCAATGAAGAACAAGCACCTGATGGTCTTTGCCATAGCATGTTCAAAGAACAACACCAACAGTGCCAAGAAGATCCTAGTGAAGCTCAAGAAGCACGGTGCTACAAGAGCAGAGGTCCTGGACGCAATGATGATGGCAGCATGGACCGGCGGCATCCAGAACTTTACTGACATCAGCACCGATGTGCTGCCGGAAATGGATAAACTTGGATACTAA
- the ahbC gene encoding 12,18-didecarboxysiroheme deacetylase — protein sequence MIGISKLYCGTVEPSDALRYGRDSKRLPSHLLQFAKDKKPVVVWNMTRRCNLRCVHCYAHAKDIEFKDELTTEQGKELIDDLSEFGSPVILFSGGEPLMRKDLPELAEYAISKGMRAVISTNGTLIDEEMAKTLKEIGLSYVGISIDGVRETNDKFRGMKGAFDAAMTGLRNCQREGIKVGLRFTINKQNVADIPAIFDMLEEENIPRICFYHLVYAGRGTKIIDEDLSLEDSRKTVDLIMDRTKQLHEKGMPVEVLTVDNHCDGPYIYMRLAKENPERADDVYELLQMNRGNSTGIGFGCVSWDGSVHPDQFWRHYSFGNVKDRKFSEIWTDLDDELMAGLKDRKPLIKANADRCAKCKWFDVCNGNFRVRAEAVYDNVWADDPACYLTKEEIGYYDGEE from the coding sequence ATGATAGGAATCTCAAAACTCTATTGCGGAACTGTTGAACCATCAGACGCCCTTCGTTACGGGCGGGATTCAAAACGACTTCCTTCACACCTGCTGCAATTCGCAAAGGACAAGAAGCCTGTTGTCGTCTGGAACATGACCAGGCGCTGCAACCTTCGTTGTGTTCACTGCTATGCACACGCAAAGGACATCGAGTTCAAGGACGAACTTACTACCGAGCAGGGCAAGGAACTGATCGACGACCTTTCAGAGTTCGGCTCCCCTGTGATCCTTTTCTCAGGCGGTGAACCGCTGATGCGCAAGGACCTTCCTGAATTGGCAGAATACGCGATCTCCAAAGGAATGCGTGCGGTGATCTCTACCAACGGTACTCTTATCGATGAGGAGATGGCAAAGACGCTCAAGGAGATCGGTCTTTCATATGTGGGGATCTCCATTGATGGTGTGCGTGAGACCAACGACAAGTTCCGTGGCATGAAAGGTGCTTTTGATGCTGCAATGACAGGTCTTCGCAATTGCCAGAGAGAGGGCATCAAGGTCGGACTGCGTTTTACTATTAACAAGCAGAATGTAGCTGACATTCCTGCGATATTCGATATGCTCGAGGAAGAGAACATCCCTCGTATCTGTTTCTACCACCTGGTCTATGCCGGAAGGGGTACCAAGATCATCGACGAAGACCTCTCACTGGAGGACAGCCGCAAGACAGTTGACCTGATCATGGACCGCACAAAGCAGCTTCATGAGAAAGGAATGCCTGTTGAGGTACTGACAGTGGACAATCACTGTGATGGTCCATACATATACATGCGACTGGCAAAAGAGAACCCGGAACGTGCAGATGATGTCTACGAGCTCCTGCAGATGAACCGCGGTAATTCCACAGGTATCGGCTTTGGTTGCGTTTCATGGGACGGCTCAGTACACCCTGATCAGTTCTGGAGACACTACAGCTTCGGAAACGTGAAGGACAGGAAGTTCAGCGAGATCTGGACCGATCTTGACGATGAACTCATGGCAGGCCTTAAGGACAGGAAACCTCTCATCAAGGCAAATGCCGACAGGTGTGCAAAGTGCAAATGGTTCGATGTCTGCAATGGCAATTTCCGTGTACGAGCCGAGGCTGTTTATGACAATGTCTGGGCAGATGACCCTGCATGCTACCTGACAAAAGAAGAGATCGGTTATTACGACGGCGAAGAGTGA
- a CDS encoding uroporphyrinogen-III synthase, which yields MDLTDRKPVIAIMRPQGYVEGSRKLAESFGFDVVAVPMIELEAMEDEYFDEFTENVFSGRSDYVIFTSANGIDFTLEKIPVDRRDEFIEALNITKVIAIGPTTRKQLENLGIEVMGMPGVYSSEGLVEFLCPEVKGKNIDTARSAYGSTLLITGLRDCGANVLETKVYTLTMPKGPLQEELITRSLNKEIDVFAFTSSMMVRSFFDQAAAMGAGEKIREVLADSLVAAIGIPTANTLKEYDVEVNVTPDEYTFKEILKVAKAALDNN from the coding sequence ATGGATCTAACTGATCGTAAGCCTGTTATTGCAATAATGAGGCCTCAGGGATATGTTGAGGGTTCCAGAAAACTTGCGGAATCCTTTGGGTTCGATGTAGTGGCTGTTCCCATGATCGAGCTTGAGGCTATGGAAGACGAGTACTTCGACGAGTTCACAGAGAACGTATTCTCCGGAAGGTCCGATTACGTTATATTTACAAGTGCTAATGGCATTGATTTTACCCTGGAGAAGATCCCGGTGGACAGGCGTGATGAATTCATCGAAGCGCTCAACATCACCAAAGTTATTGCTATTGGTCCAACGACCCGGAAGCAACTGGAAAATCTTGGTATCGAAGTAATGGGAATGCCTGGTGTTTACAGTTCAGAAGGACTTGTGGAATTCCTCTGTCCTGAAGTTAAGGGTAAGAACATAGATACTGCAAGGAGTGCATACGGTTCAACACTTCTTATTACCGGACTTCGGGACTGTGGTGCGAACGTTCTTGAGACAAAGGTCTACACCCTGACAATGCCCAAAGGACCATTGCAGGAGGAGCTTATTACCAGAAGTCTCAACAAAGAGATCGATGTTTTTGCATTCACAAGCTCCATGATGGTAAGAAGTTTCTTCGACCAGGCAGCAGCAATGGGTGCAGGTGAAAAGATCAGGGAAGTGCTTGCCGATTCACTTGTGGCTGCTATCGGTATTCCTACGGCCAATACATTGAAGGAATATGATGTTGAAGTGAACGTCACACCGGATGAATACACTTTCAAAGAGATACTCAAGGTTGCAAAAGCAGCACTTGATAACAACTAA
- the cobA gene encoding uroporphyrinogen-III C-methyltransferase, with protein MAQKYGKVYLVGSGPGDPELMTVKARRLMDTADVIVYDQLPGKQILDTMPEAAEKVDAGKHAGDHTLTQSEINDVIVEKAKQGKMVLRLKGGDPYMFGRGGEEAEELVKAGIEFEVVPGITSALAATAYAGIPVTHRDHASMVTFITGHEDPTKEETALDWETLAAFGGTIVIFMGVKMLERNMNELMKFGKDPKTPVAMVERGTRPDQRVTLGTVETIAQISKDQNVKAPALTVIGDVVKLHEILGSMI; from the coding sequence ATGGCTCAAAAATACGGAAAAGTATATCTTGTAGGCTCAGGCCCCGGCGACCCTGAACTGATGACCGTGAAAGCTCGCAGGCTTATGGATACAGCTGATGTCATAGTTTATGACCAGCTTCCGGGAAAGCAGATCCTGGATACCATGCCGGAGGCAGCTGAGAAAGTAGATGCAGGCAAGCATGCAGGCGATCACACACTTACTCAGAGCGAGATCAACGATGTGATCGTTGAGAAAGCAAAGCAAGGCAAGATGGTACTCCGTCTTAAAGGCGGGGATCCGTACATGTTCGGCCGTGGTGGCGAAGAAGCTGAAGAGCTTGTTAAGGCAGGCATTGAGTTCGAAGTTGTGCCCGGCATAACATCTGCACTGGCAGCTACTGCTTATGCAGGTATTCCTGTAACTCACAGGGACCATGCTTCAATGGTGACTTTTATCACCGGACACGAGGACCCTACCAAGGAAGAGACAGCTCTCGACTGGGAGACCCTTGCAGCCTTTGGTGGTACTATCGTTATCTTCATGGGTGTCAAGATGCTTGAGCGCAACATGAACGAGCTCATGAAATTCGGTAAGGATCCAAAGACCCCTGTTGCAATGGTAGAAAGGGGAACACGTCCTGACCAGCGCGTGACTCTCGGTACAGTTGAGACAATCGCACAGATCTCAAAGGACCAGAATGTAAAAGCACCGGCACTTACCGTAATTGGTGATGTTGTCAAGCTCCATGAGATACTGGGTTCCATGATCTGA
- a CDS encoding DUF1699 family protein yields the protein MKIRVVSKRDEIQNLDTGEKVIHLAFRPSNEDIFNLIKRCKDVEVIQIPASYRRTVSKSIEMFLEMQKIKLIEGDVWGHRKDINEYYSISPAIIEKIKEMKSEGIVNDDIAAKLSREGKLNKEMLLYILDKS from the coding sequence ATGAAAATCAGAGTCGTAAGCAAAAGAGATGAAATTCAAAATCTTGACACCGGCGAAAAAGTGATCCATCTTGCATTCAGGCCATCGAATGAGGATATCTTCAATCTCATAAAAAGATGCAAGGATGTAGAAGTTATCCAGATACCTGCATCATACCGCCGTACTGTTTCCAAGTCGATTGAAATGTTCCTTGAAATGCAGAAGATAAAGCTCATTGAAGGCGATGTCTGGGGACACAGGAAGGATATAAATGAATACTACAGCATTTCACCTGCGATCATTGAGAAGATCAAGGAGATGAAATCTGAAGGAATTGTAAATGATGATATTGCTGCGAAGCTTTCACGTGAAGGAAAACTGAACAAGGAAATGCTTCTATATATTCTGGACAAAAGCTGA
- the hisD gene encoding histidinol dehydrogenase, whose product MLYKHLSDVTEEEMDKLLDRTGELMDVTDTVSAILHDVQEKGDDGLREYTKKFDKADIQAIEVTPEEIEEAMELVDAELIRHLKIAAENIRNFHAAQLPEKTWFIEPTPGIKLGQMATPLASVGAYVPGGRASYPSTALMTIIPAKVAGVKSVVMCTPPGPDGKINPLTLAAAKVAGADHIYKLGGVQAIAAMAYGTESVLKIDKIVGPGNVFVTVAKMMVRDKAEIDFPAGPSEVLIIADDSADAAMIASDILAQAEHDPKSVSVLVTTSSELAEQTNDEVKKQADAAVRKEIVDSSLENAAIIVTDTMDECIEISNDFAPEHLEIMVRDEDSVLERIENAGSIFVGNYAPVAAGDYASGTNHVLPTAGYPKIYSGLNIHHFLKYSTIQKISKEGLSSIGDTVISLAEKEGLQAHADSVKLRLND is encoded by the coding sequence ATGCTGTATAAACACCTATCCGATGTCACCGAAGAAGAGATGGATAAGCTTCTTGATCGCACAGGAGAGCTGATGGACGTAACCGATACCGTTTCAGCAATACTCCATGATGTGCAGGAAAAAGGCGACGATGGGTTGCGTGAATACACGAAGAAGTTTGACAAAGCAGATATCCAGGCCATAGAAGTTACTCCTGAAGAGATCGAAGAGGCAATGGAACTTGTCGATGCCGAACTTATCAGACATCTCAAGATCGCAGCAGAGAACATCAGGAACTTCCATGCAGCACAACTTCCGGAGAAGACATGGTTCATCGAACCTACTCCAGGTATCAAGCTTGGCCAGATGGCAACACCGCTTGCATCAGTTGGTGCTTATGTGCCAGGGGGTAGGGCTTCCTATCCTTCCACTGCACTTATGACCATCATTCCTGCAAAAGTAGCAGGAGTGAAGAGCGTTGTAATGTGCACACCACCGGGTCCGGATGGCAAGATCAATCCGCTTACACTTGCAGCAGCTAAGGTTGCAGGTGCAGATCATATTTACAAGCTTGGCGGTGTTCAGGCAATCGCAGCAATGGCCTATGGTACAGAATCTGTTTTGAAGATCGATAAGATCGTGGGACCCGGAAATGTCTTTGTTACCGTTGCCAAGATGATGGTGCGTGATAAGGCAGAGATCGATTTCCCTGCAGGTCCAAGTGAAGTGCTTATTATTGCCGATGATTCTGCCGATGCTGCTATGATCGCATCCGATATTCTTGCACAGGCTGAACACGATCCAAAGTCCGTTTCAGTGCTTGTGACAACATCTTCTGAACTTGCAGAGCAGACGAACGATGAGGTCAAAAAACAGGCAGATGCAGCTGTCCGTAAAGAGATAGTTGATTCTTCCCTTGAGAATGCAGCTATCATCGTGACCGATACCATGGATGAGTGCATTGAGATCTCCAATGACTTTGCACCTGAGCACCTTGAGATCATGGTCAGAGATGAGGATTCCGTACTTGAGAGGATCGAGAACGCAGGTTCAATCTTTGTGGGAAACTATGCTCCTGTGGCAGCAGGTGATTATGCATCAGGTACGAACCACGTACTCCCGACAGCTGGGTATCCTAAGATATACTCCGGTCTGAACATCCACCACTTCCTGAAGTATTCTACCATACAGAAGATCTCGAAGGAAGGCTTAAGCTCTATCGGGGATACGGTAATCTCTCTTGCTGAAAAGGAAGGGTTGCAGGCGCATGCTGATTCTGTAAAACTTCGCCTCAATGATTGA
- a CDS encoding ATP-dependent DNA helicase, whose amino-acid sequence MLIRELDIPDDIIRFYEDSGIKELYPPQAEAVDNGLLERKNLLAAIPTASGKTLLAELAMLKAIRNGGKALYIVPLRALASEKFDRFRELAPFGIKVGISTGDFESRDEWLGVNDIIVATSEKTDSLLRNGTSWMEEITTIVVDEVHLLDSKNRGPTLEVTITKLMRLNPDCQIIALSATVGNAREMADWLDAALVLSEWRPTDLHEGVFFGEAINFLGKQKKIERRDKDNATNLVLDTIIEGGQCLVFESSRRNCTGFAKSSSNKVVKLLDSDVRGKLAQMADEVESTGETDTAKVLANCIRKGVAFHHAGLNSSHRKIVEDGFRQNLIKVISSTPTLAAGLNLPARRVVIRNYRRFDSNFGMKPIPVLEYKQMAGRAGRPHLDPYGESVLLAKEYAEFEQLLENYVEADAEDIWSKLGTENALRTHVLSTIVNGFASDRAELMEFMGATFFAFQQDTWSLEDVIDDCIDFLADNDMIVKNETPDSISLSSTQLGKLISMLYIDPMSGAKIVDGLKKAVNVTDLTLLHLICSTPDMRQLYLRNADYTIVTEYIMSHNDEFYNIHSIFHKLADAFHKVSDSPPKIHDDFHNLLDELDDADYEWLMAEVKANHEWFMSEVKTAMLLEEWITEVPADDITQHFNVGEGDIHALADTAEWLMHATTKLAELIGVKYLGYARGLEKRIHYGASPELMELVGIRGVGRVRARKLHKAGFVSLAELKKADYSILSKLVGPNVAANILSNIGVRVRKQVDKSTPINSNTLDTLLDKDQKTFSDFQ is encoded by the coding sequence ATGCTGATAAGAGAGCTTGACATTCCCGATGATATAATCCGTTTCTACGAAGATTCCGGTATCAAGGAGCTTTACCCTCCACAGGCTGAGGCTGTCGATAATGGTCTTCTTGAAAGGAAGAACCTTCTTGCTGCAATACCAACTGCTTCAGGAAAGACGCTTCTGGCAGAGCTTGCAATGCTCAAGGCGATCCGTAATGGTGGGAAAGCACTATACATAGTTCCGCTTAGGGCTCTTGCTTCTGAGAAGTTCGATCGTTTCAGGGAGCTTGCACCTTTTGGTATCAAGGTTGGCATATCCACAGGCGATTTTGAATCAAGGGATGAATGGCTTGGCGTAAATGACATCATAGTGGCAACTTCTGAAAAGACCGATTCTCTTCTCCGCAATGGGACCTCATGGATGGAAGAGATCACAACTATCGTTGTTGATGAGGTCCACCTGCTGGATTCTAAGAACAGGGGGCCGACCCTTGAGGTCACCATAACAAAACTCATGCGTCTGAATCCGGATTGCCAGATAATCGCGCTGTCGGCCACTGTTGGCAATGCCCGGGAGATGGCAGACTGGCTTGATGCAGCTCTTGTCCTGAGCGAATGGAGACCCACAGATCTGCATGAAGGCGTTTTCTTTGGAGAGGCCATCAATTTCTTAGGAAAACAGAAAAAGATTGAACGGCGGGACAAGGATAATGCCACAAATCTTGTGCTTGATACCATCATTGAAGGCGGGCAATGCCTTGTTTTTGAGAGCAGCCGCCGAAATTGTACGGGGTTTGCAAAATCTTCCTCGAACAAGGTTGTGAAATTGCTTGATTCTGATGTTCGCGGGAAACTGGCACAAATGGCGGATGAAGTGGAATCTACCGGTGAGACAGATACTGCAAAGGTGCTTGCGAATTGTATAAGGAAGGGTGTGGCTTTCCATCATGCGGGGCTTAACTCATCCCATAGGAAGATTGTGGAAGACGGTTTCAGGCAGAACCTTATCAAGGTAATCTCGAGCACTCCGACACTGGCGGCTGGCCTGAACCTTCCTGCCAGAAGGGTGGTCATCAGGAACTATCGCAGGTTCGATTCAAATTTCGGGATGAAACCGATCCCTGTGCTTGAATATAAGCAGATGGCCGGAAGGGCGGGACGTCCCCATCTCGATCCTTATGGGGAATCCGTGCTGCTTGCTAAGGAGTATGCGGAATTCGAGCAGTTGCTGGAAAACTATGTGGAAGCTGATGCAGAGGATATATGGTCGAAGCTTGGTACTGAAAATGCTCTGAGGACACACGTTCTTTCCACCATTGTGAACGGATTTGCATCTGATCGGGCAGAGCTCATGGAATTCATGGGTGCGACGTTCTTTGCATTCCAGCAGGATACCTGGAGCCTTGAGGATGTTATTGACGATTGTATCGATTTCCTGGCTGACAATGACATGATCGTGAAGAATGAAACGCCGGATTCGATCTCTTTAAGCTCGACCCAGCTCGGGAAGCTTATCTCGATGCTTTATATTGATCCGATGTCAGGGGCAAAGATCGTGGACGGGCTGAAAAAGGCTGTCAATGTTACTGATCTTACGCTTCTACATTTGATATGCAGTACGCCTGACATGAGGCAGTTATATCTTCGTAATGCTGACTATACAATAGTTACTGAATATATCATGAGCCATAATGATGAGTTCTATAACATTCACTCTATATTTCATAAGCTTGCAGATGCATTCCATAAGGTTTCTGATTCTCCCCCTAAGATTCATGACGATTTCCATAATCTTCTTGATGAATTAGATGATGCTGATTATGAGTGGCTCATGGCTGAGGTGAAGGCTAATCACGAATGGTTCATGAGTGAGGTAAAGACCGCCATGCTTCTTGAAGAGTGGATCACCGAGGTTCCTGCAGACGACATAACACAACACTTCAATGTGGGTGAAGGTGACATTCATGCTCTTGCGGATACTGCAGAGTGGCTGATGCATGCGACCACGAAACTAGCGGAACTTATCGGCGTGAAGTATTTGGGATATGCACGCGGACTTGAGAAGCGGATACATTACGGTGCCAGTCCGGAGCTCATGGAGCTTGTTGGTATCAGGGGAGTTGGACGTGTGCGTGCACGTAAGCTCCACAAAGCCGGATTTGTTTCACTTGCAGAACTTAAAAAGGCGGATTATTCAATATTATCGAAGCTTGTTGGGCCTAATGTGGCTGCAAATATCCTTTCAAACATCGGTGTTCGTGTCAGGAAACAGGTGGATAAGAGCACACCTATAAATTCAAATACTCTAGATACATTACTGGACAAAGACCAGAAAACATTCAGTGATTTCCAGTAA
- the nth gene encoding endonuclease III, whose protein sequence is MDVEEIISRLKKLYPKGYFHINRDPYYLLISTVLSQRTRDEVTIPTTQKLFSVFDTPQKMASADVDEIRELIREVGFYNVKAQRLIEISRVLLDEYDGIVPDDIDELVKLPGVGRKTANCVLTYAFDKDAIAVDTHVHRISNRMGLVETDTPEETEIELEKVVDKEMWKDINGLMVLFGKSICRPVSPKCDVCIMNDICPKLI, encoded by the coding sequence ATGGACGTCGAAGAGATCATTTCCCGCCTTAAGAAATTGTATCCGAAAGGTTATTTTCACATTAACAGAGACCCTTACTACCTTCTTATTTCCACAGTATTGTCCCAGCGAACCCGGGATGAAGTAACGATCCCGACAACCCAGAAACTCTTTTCTGTTTTCGACACTCCTCAGAAAATGGCAAGTGCCGACGTAGATGAAATTCGGGAACTGATAAGGGAAGTAGGATTCTATAACGTCAAGGCACAGCGTCTGATAGAGATCTCACGTGTGCTTCTGGATGAATACGACGGCATCGTTCCGGATGATATCGATGAGCTTGTTAAGCTCCCGGGAGTTGGCAGGAAAACAGCTAATTGTGTCCTTACCTATGCTTTTGATAAAGATGCCATTGCTGTGGATACCCATGTACATCGCATATCCAACAGGATGGGACTCGTTGAAACAGATACTCCGGAGGAAACGGAGATCGAGCTTGAAAAAGTGGTCGATAAGGAAATGTGGAAGGATATCAACGGGCTGATGGTACTATTCGGAAAGAGCATCTGTCGGCCAGTATCGCCAAAGTGTGATGTATGCATTATGAATGATATTTGCCCGAAGCTGATCTGA